The following are encoded together in the Streptomyces flavofungini genome:
- a CDS encoding ABC transporter permease: MSTATTTEAQDLAPVRTESLAELLIAKERPQRPSALATSLTFGWRAVLKIKHVPEQLFDVTAFPIMMVLMYTYLFGGALAGSPREYIQYLLPGILVMSVVMITMYTGVSVNTDIEKGVFDRFRSLPIWRPSTLVGYLLGDALRYAMASAVMLTVGIIMGFRPDSALGVLGGVLLLLVFSFAFSWVWTMFGLLLRTEKSVMGVSMMVLFPLTFLSDIFVKPETMPGWLQAFVNNNPVTHVASSVRGLMAGDWPGADIAWSLGWAGLLVAVFGPVTMRLYNRK, encoded by the coding sequence ATGAGCACCGCGACCACCACCGAGGCCCAGGACCTCGCCCCCGTCCGCACGGAGTCCCTCGCCGAACTGCTCATCGCCAAGGAGCGCCCGCAGCGGCCCAGCGCCCTCGCCACGTCCCTGACCTTCGGCTGGCGGGCCGTACTCAAGATCAAACACGTGCCGGAGCAGCTGTTCGACGTCACGGCGTTCCCGATCATGATGGTGCTGATGTACACGTACCTCTTCGGCGGCGCCCTCGCCGGATCCCCGCGCGAGTACATCCAGTACCTGCTCCCCGGCATCCTGGTGATGTCCGTCGTCATGATCACGATGTACACGGGCGTCTCGGTCAACACCGACATCGAGAAGGGCGTCTTCGACCGCTTCCGCTCGCTGCCGATCTGGCGGCCCTCGACGCTGGTCGGCTACCTCCTCGGCGACGCCCTGCGGTACGCGATGGCGTCCGCCGTGATGCTCACCGTCGGCATCATCATGGGCTTCCGCCCGGACAGCGCGCTCGGCGTGCTCGGCGGCGTACTCCTGCTGCTCGTCTTCTCGTTCGCCTTCTCCTGGGTGTGGACGATGTTCGGGCTGCTCCTTCGCACCGAGAAGTCCGTGATGGGCGTCAGCATGATGGTGCTGTTCCCGCTGACGTTCCTCAGCGACATCTTCGTGAAGCCCGAGACCATGCCGGGCTGGCTCCAGGCCTTCGTCAACAACAACCCCGTCACGCACGTCGCCTCCTCCGTCCGCGGCCTGATGGCGGGTGACTGGCCGGGCGCCGACATCGCGTGGAGCCTCGGCTGGGCGGGGCTGCTGGTGGCCGTGTTCGGGCCGGTGACGATGCGGCTGTACAACCGCAAGTAG